GAAGCTGCCGTGTCGGGCGGCCGCCTCGAATGCGGTCAGTGCCGAGCTGCTGGGAATCTTTCTGCGCATGAGCGGTACCTGGTGTACGGCGAGCAATAGGACTCACCTTGAGTTTTTATCAATGAAGCATACTGAATAATCGATTTTCACGTCGGTATCCAGGTCATACCATGATGGAATGTCAACAACCAGGACCGGACTGCTTGAGCAATCCGATAGCGTGACTCCATGATCTACACCGTCGAATGCAGCTTTTCCCATCCCGGCATCGAAGCGGAGTGGAATGACTTCTACAGTCTCACGAAGCTGCCCGCGCTCATTTCAGTGAGCGGATTTCATACGTCGCAGCGCTTCAAGGCATTGAGCGCAGGATGTCCCGCCTACCTGGCCTTGCACTCGGTCGACGGTCTGGAAGTGCTTGAAAGTGACGAGTATCGCGAAAAGGGCGGCGGCAGCTTCGCACGCTGGCAGCAACACATCACCGATTGGCGCCGCAATCTCTATGGCGGCCTGGACCGCGCACCGGCCATCGGCGATGGCGACTTCCTGGTCGCGAGCACGGTCGGGGCCGGTCCGCTCATCGAGCTGGGACTTACCCCGGACCAGATGCGGGCCGTGGCCCTGGACAGGCTCCCTGAGATCCGGTGGCTGGCACGGCTGGATCGTGCAATACGACCGGGTGTGGACGCGCTTCCGCAGGGCGTGGATCTGTATGTGCCGATCACCACTCAATTGACGAGTGGTACAGGTGCGTACGGGACGAATCGCCGGTCTGGAGCATCGCAATGACGACCATGGCATTTCCCGTCCAGCAGATCGGCGAGTTTTCGATCACGGCAATCAGTGACGGATACCTGTCCGCCAGTCTGGCGTTGCTGTCCAGCATCGATCCGATGGATGCCTCCCGTTTGCAGCAAGAGGCGGGCGTCAGCGACCCATCCTCGATTCATATCAACTGCTACCTCGTGCGCGGAAGGGGCCGTACGGTGCTGGTCGATGCGGGCGCCGGCGGATACAAGCAATGGGGTGGGAAGCTGATCGCGAATCTGGAATTGGCGGGCGTGCGGCCATCGGACATAGACACGATTCTTTTGACGCACGCGCATCCGGATCATGTCGGTGGGCTGATCGATACGGCGGGACAGCCGATGTTTCCCCATGCCGGACTGGTCGTCCATCAGCGCGAACTTTCCTTCTGGGAAGATGACGCGCATCTCAGCCGGGCGAGCGAGCGGGCGCGCGGCAACTTCCTGTTGGCGCGCCGGGTGTTTGAGATCTATCGAGAGAGGATCCGCACGTTCGAGCAAGGCGGCCTGCTGCCCGGCATCAACGCGATGCCGCTTCCGGGCCATACCGCTGGCCATACCGGCTTCCACATCGAATCAGAAGGCCGCAGCGCCTTGATCTGGGGCGATATCGTGCATTTCCCTCATGTCCAGGTCGCCCGTCCCGACGTATCGATCGCCTTCGATCAAGATGCGCTTCTTTCCGCGTCCACGCGATCCAGGTTGTTGGACGTCGTGAGTTCGGAAAAGCTGCTGGTGGCCGGCATGCACCTTGGCGAGCTCGGGTTTGCACGTATCAGCAGAGATGGCCAGCGCTACGGAATTTCCTATGAGGGGTGAGACTGATGGGGCAGGCATGTCCAGCCGACACTGACGCACACGCTGTGCCGCAGTAGCGGAACAAGTCCCGCATCTACCGTTACAGAGCCGCCCGAGCCGGTGAGCATGTCTCGCCGGCCGAAGCGGCCAACACCCAAAATAGCGGAGATCAGATGCGTATTTCGCGTGGAAAAGAGGTTCTAACCGCCGTGCTATGCGCGGCCGCGCCTGCGACCGTGATGGCGGGCGATGGGGACGTAAACCAGATTTATCCTGATCGGCCGGTGACACTGGTCGTCGGATACTCGCCTGGTGGTACGACGGATACCCTTGTCCGTCTGGTCGCGGAGTATCTGGAGAAAGAGCTGGGGCAAAGAATGATCGTCGACTACAAGCCCGGCGCGGCGGGGAATATCGGAGCGCAATCCGTGGCGCGTGCCGCCCCTGATGGGTACACGCTTTTCCTGAGTGCCCGGCCGAATACGATTCACAAACAGATGCACGCAACCCTCGCATACGACTTTGCCAACGATCTGGTGCCGGTCGGACTCGTGGCGACCGCGCCATATGTGATGGTGGTGGGCGCGGACGCTCCTATCGCTACCGTGAACGATCTTGTGCAACTGGCCAGGGCCTATCCGGGAGCATTGACCTGCGCATCGAGCGGG
This genomic interval from Bordetella genomosp. 9 contains the following:
- a CDS encoding sugar ABC transporter; its protein translation is MIYTVECSFSHPGIEAEWNDFYSLTKLPALISVSGFHTSQRFKALSAGCPAYLALHSVDGLEVLESDEYREKGGGSFARWQQHITDWRRNLYGGLDRAPAIGDGDFLVASTVGAGPLIELGLTPDQMRAVALDRLPEIRWLARLDRAIRPGVDALPQGVDLYVPITTQLTSGTGAYGTNRRSGASQ
- a CDS encoding MBL fold metallo-hydrolase — encoded protein: MTTMAFPVQQIGEFSITAISDGYLSASLALLSSIDPMDASRLQQEAGVSDPSSIHINCYLVRGRGRTVLVDAGAGGYKQWGGKLIANLELAGVRPSDIDTILLTHAHPDHVGGLIDTAGQPMFPHAGLVVHQRELSFWEDDAHLSRASERARGNFLLARRVFEIYRERIRTFEQGGLLPGINAMPLPGHTAGHTGFHIESEGRSALIWGDIVHFPHVQVARPDVSIAFDQDALLSASTRSRLLDVVSSEKLLVAGMHLGELGFARISRDGQRYGISYEG